In Paenibacillus hexagrammi, the following are encoded in one genomic region:
- a CDS encoding type III PLP-dependent enzyme, translating to MDKQLLAHMANRYGTPLYAYDGSMMEAQYNKLKNHLPEGFEVFYSVKSNPLLGICQYLRQLGSRIEVASLGELHIAFQAGFDADDIIFTSPGKTREELEYAVRQRIYCINVESVEEADRIDEIARSLGQIVRIAIRINPSFNISGAGMKMTGVPTQFGIDQEHVGEAIQAIQSLSHVDLAGIHIFTGTQILDAGNMVANMEAIIGLFLELTENYSIRPDFLDLGGGFGVPYFAGEVPLDMNKLREGLAEVWTTYKDQLNGVRIGVESGRFLLAESGVFLTKVLYTKECKGSKYLVCDGGSNQHASSAFLGRYVRNNFPMYLLGKEGDAREEVNVVGSLCTPTDVMGQKVSLPPAEPGDILVIDKSGAYGLTHSPVLFLGHALPAEVLHVDGAFHVLRERGKPEDLLRGQHPLQLESHLQGV from the coding sequence ATGGATAAACAATTGTTGGCACATATGGCTAATCGTTATGGAACGCCTCTATACGCTTATGATGGCAGCATGATGGAAGCTCAATATAACAAGCTTAAGAATCATTTGCCGGAAGGCTTTGAGGTGTTTTATTCAGTGAAATCCAACCCGCTGCTAGGAATTTGTCAATATCTCAGACAGCTGGGAAGCCGTATCGAGGTTGCTTCATTGGGAGAGCTGCACATTGCTTTTCAAGCGGGCTTTGATGCGGATGATATCATCTTTACAAGTCCGGGAAAAACCCGTGAAGAGCTGGAATATGCTGTTCGCCAGCGCATTTACTGCATCAATGTTGAGTCTGTGGAAGAGGCTGATCGTATTGACGAAATAGCCCGTTCACTTGGACAAATCGTTCGAATTGCGATTCGGATTAATCCGAGCTTCAATATCTCAGGTGCAGGTATGAAAATGACCGGAGTACCGACACAATTTGGTATTGATCAGGAGCATGTGGGGGAAGCGATTCAAGCGATCCAATCTCTGTCTCATGTGGACCTTGCAGGCATTCATATTTTTACGGGCACGCAAATACTGGATGCCGGGAACATGGTTGCCAATATGGAAGCGATCATTGGGCTGTTTCTTGAGTTAACGGAGAATTATAGCATTCGACCTGATTTTCTCGATCTGGGAGGAGGTTTCGGTGTACCCTATTTTGCCGGCGAAGTGCCTTTGGATATGAACAAGCTGAGGGAGGGGCTAGCGGAGGTCTGGACCACCTATAAGGACCAGCTTAACGGGGTCAGGATCGGTGTGGAGAGCGGTCGGTTTTTGCTCGCGGAGTCAGGTGTATTTCTAACCAAAGTGCTGTACACCAAGGAGTGCAAGGGCAGTAAATACCTGGTTTGCGACGGAGGCTCTAATCAGCATGCATCAAGCGCCTTTCTTGGCAGATATGTGAGAAATAACTTTCCTATGTACCTGCTGGGCAAAGAGGGTGATGCTCGGGAAGAGGTCAATGTCGTAGGGTCCTTATGTACGCCTACCGATGTAATGGGCCAGAAAGTATCACTGCCTCCGGCGGAGCCTGGTGATATTCTCGTCATTGACAAGTCCGGCGCATACGGGTTAACACACAGTCCGGTGCTGTTTCTAGGGCATGCTCTGCCAGCCGAAGTGTTACACGTTGACGGAGCATTTCACGTCTTAAGGGAGCGGGGCAAGCCCGAAGATCTTCTGAGAGGGCAGCATCCGCTTCAGCTTGAAAGCCATTTGCAAGGAGTGTGA
- a CDS encoding ABC transporter permease, producing the protein MKSLLDLLVVFYKYSILSLKTTLEYKFDRTLITVAICFREMISVIVMFLILTRFLHIKGWEMNELFFLYSFLFLSYSLFVFLFSGIRDFDQMVYSGEFDRLLIRPLGLMFQIIASRVDYPATLGHGIVGVLLFMNTAFSVGIEWTWQNSLYYIAALIGGAIIQAAIFLLSACFSFWVIRTENLRNLIFFNSRRIAGYPISFYPGLIQKLLIFVVPFSFVNYFPAQYFLRKSEMGSFWEGCMYLSPLVGVVMFILVYWFWKTGAKRYSSSGNALF; encoded by the coding sequence ATGAAGTCGTTACTAGACCTGCTGGTCGTGTTCTATAAGTATTCCATACTGAGCTTGAAGACAACGCTGGAGTACAAATTCGACCGGACGTTAATCACGGTTGCGATCTGCTTCAGGGAAATGATCAGTGTCATCGTCATGTTCCTCATTCTTACTCGATTTCTTCACATTAAGGGTTGGGAAATGAACGAATTGTTCTTTTTATACAGCTTTTTATTCTTATCCTACAGTTTGTTTGTGTTCTTATTCTCGGGAATCAGAGACTTCGATCAGATGGTCTACTCCGGAGAATTTGACCGGCTGCTCATCCGGCCTCTGGGCTTGATGTTCCAGATTATTGCTTCTAGGGTTGATTATCCGGCTACACTGGGACACGGCATCGTAGGTGTGCTGCTCTTTATGAATACAGCTTTCTCCGTCGGCATCGAGTGGACTTGGCAGAACAGTCTGTACTACATAGCGGCCTTGATTGGCGGTGCGATCATACAGGCAGCCATCTTCCTGCTGTCGGCTTGCTTCAGCTTTTGGGTGATACGTACGGAGAATTTGCGCAATCTCATTTTCTTTAATTCTAGAAGGATTGCCGGGTATCCGATCAGCTTTTATCCTGGACTGATACAGAAATTGCTCATTTTTGTTGTGCCATTCTCGTTCGTCAATTATTTCCCTGCGCAATATTTTTTAAGAAAAAGTGAGATGGGCTCATTCTGGGAAGGCTGTATGTATTTGTCGCCGCTCGTCGGCGTTGTCATGTTCATCCTCGTATACTGGTTTTGGAAAACGGGGGCTAAGCGATATTCGAGCTCAGGGAACGCTTTGTTCTAG
- a CDS encoding LLM class flavin-dependent oxidoreductase: protein MPPGITIYSEIPANEQFQQQQISSQTYLQTVIDIAQQTEQHGLQGSLLYYNHLILDPWTLAATIVQHTEKLIPLIALQPYTMPPLTAAKMIQTIGYMFDRPVHLNLISGAMQQELQQLGDQTSHDRRYERIVEYTEVLNMLLSATRPVYYEGLFYQLSGVQLEPRLPEHLRPRILMSGSSDASIQAAREAADVAITHPGPIGHFEQFVQEKFSQDKLLDLGMRIGMIARKTREEAWSHAESTYQVTKKSERLTQLKTKSESVWNRNLAVLAMENELYDGVYWLGGFKSGVEFNPILVGSYEEVASYLQRYIGLGVNTFIINNLIHSQDFEHVGRVFEQVHGGERRTL, encoded by the coding sequence ATGCCGCCTGGAATCACCATCTATTCGGAAATACCCGCCAACGAGCAGTTTCAACAGCAGCAGATCAGTAGCCAAACCTATTTACAAACGGTTATTGATATCGCGCAGCAGACGGAGCAGCACGGATTGCAAGGCTCCCTGCTTTATTACAATCACCTCATCCTAGATCCTTGGACCTTGGCTGCCACGATTGTGCAGCACACGGAGAAGCTGATTCCGTTAATAGCCCTGCAGCCTTATACCATGCCCCCCTTAACCGCCGCCAAAATGATCCAGACCATCGGCTACATGTTCGATCGGCCCGTGCATTTGAATCTGATTTCTGGCGCTATGCAGCAGGAGCTGCAGCAGCTGGGCGATCAGACAAGCCATGACAGAAGATATGAAAGGATTGTGGAATACACGGAAGTGCTGAACATGCTTCTGTCTGCAACCAGACCTGTGTACTATGAGGGGCTGTTCTATCAGCTGTCGGGCGTTCAGCTCGAGCCTAGGCTGCCTGAACATCTGAGGCCGCGCATTCTCATGTCAGGCTCATCGGATGCTTCCATCCAAGCGGCCAGAGAGGCAGCCGACGTGGCGATTACGCATCCGGGTCCCATCGGGCATTTTGAACAATTTGTCCAAGAGAAGTTCAGTCAGGATAAGCTGCTTGATCTTGGCATGCGAATCGGCATGATTGCCCGCAAGACCAGAGAAGAAGCTTGGAGCCATGCGGAAAGTACGTATCAGGTGACGAAGAAAAGCGAACGCCTGACTCAGCTGAAGACCAAATCCGAGTCGGTCTGGAACCGAAATCTGGCCGTTCTGGCGATGGAAAACGAGTTGTATGACGGTGTGTATTGGCTGGGCGGTTTCAAAAGCGGCGTAGAATTCAATCCGATCCTGGTCGGAAGTTATGAAGAGGTCGCTAGCTATTTACAGCGGTATATCGGGCTAGGCGTGAATACGTTCATTATCAATAATTTAATCCATAGTCAAGACTTTGAACATGTGGGGCGTGTATTTGAACAGGTGCACGGAGGTGAAAGGAGAACGCTATGA
- a CDS encoding acyl carrier protein: MTNMEIKNQIKEALQGLAAGVEQVELNDEVLLSDLGVDSIKYVELLVLIEEGCSITFDESDLGMEGLRSIGDLTALVGKTLAGQVS, translated from the coding sequence ATGACGAATATGGAGATTAAAAATCAAATTAAAGAGGCGCTGCAAGGACTAGCAGCAGGTGTAGAGCAGGTAGAGCTGAACGACGAAGTGCTTTTGTCCGATTTAGGTGTGGATTCCATTAAATACGTGGAGCTGCTCGTACTCATTGAAGAGGGCTGCAGCATTACGTTTGATGAGTCGGATTTGGGCATGGAGGGTCTTCGAAGCATTGGCGATTTGACGGCGCTCGTTGGGAAAACACTAGCGGGGCAAGTGAGCTGA
- a CDS encoding BtrH N-terminal domain-containing protein produces the protein MGKKSVQDVPRYFEPYVSDCFNNAYGSLLTRMGYDPRLVLADYLSFMYEQETGFIGTNFLFHFANSVEFSEEQLNTSFEFIYLPATQYYREGRELPPVHDRIQISMNIHDDGEAADKRLRELLDENKPVIVFVDLYDMPYHPACGKEHGLHAIVITGYDDEQGVYEVFDRYELSSGTNFLGTIPKEDIRRSRQALTPCSNPIAGSYNRPVRNLWIEMDEFRPVQLTRERLLDVVNRSCRRMEGGEVILGQICGLERIDAFRQGLLRRKEGAVDERFVYFFRSYLNQNLKVIARSRRRFKVYLETIRELLPEAATNAACEALEESAKRWDICANVCLKLGITKSLKLIDDLDKHLQAIMDLEKRAIQSIGAGSLAI, from the coding sequence ATGGGGAAAAAGTCTGTTCAAGACGTGCCGCGCTATTTTGAGCCGTATGTGAGCGATTGCTTTAACAATGCATATGGTTCCTTGCTAACCCGGATGGGCTACGACCCTCGGTTGGTTTTGGCGGATTACTTATCGTTTATGTACGAGCAAGAAACCGGATTTATCGGAACAAATTTCTTATTCCATTTTGCCAATTCGGTTGAGTTCTCCGAGGAACAGCTGAACACTTCCTTCGAATTTATTTATTTGCCTGCAACTCAGTATTACCGGGAAGGAAGGGAATTACCGCCGGTTCATGACCGCATTCAGATCAGCATGAACATTCACGACGACGGTGAGGCTGCAGACAAGCGGCTTAGAGAGCTGCTGGATGAGAACAAGCCAGTCATTGTCTTTGTAGATTTGTACGATATGCCTTATCATCCTGCTTGCGGCAAGGAGCATGGACTTCATGCGATCGTCATAACGGGCTATGATGATGAGCAGGGCGTGTACGAGGTGTTCGACAGATATGAGCTTTCGAGCGGAACGAACTTCTTGGGGACGATCCCGAAGGAGGACATACGCAGATCTAGACAAGCGTTGACCCCGTGCTCCAATCCGATTGCCGGGAGCTATAACAGGCCGGTTCGAAATCTTTGGATTGAGATGGATGAATTTCGTCCTGTTCAACTGACGAGAGAAAGGCTGTTGGATGTAGTAAACCGCAGCTGCCGACGGATGGAGGGTGGAGAGGTCATTTTGGGACAGATTTGCGGGCTAGAGAGAATCGATGCTTTTCGGCAGGGGCTGTTGAGACGAAAGGAAGGCGCTGTGGATGAACGTTTTGTCTACTTCTTCCGTTCGTACTTGAATCAAAACCTCAAAGTAATCGCCAGAAGCCGAAGACGCTTTAAGGTGTATCTGGAGACGATCCGCGAGCTGCTCCCGGAAGCGGCGACGAATGCAGCCTGCGAGGCATTGGAAGAATCAGCAAAGCGTTGGGACATTTGTGCAAACGTTTGTCTGAAGCTGGGAATCACGAAATCGTTGAAGCTGATTGATGACTTGGATAAACATTTGCAAGCGATTATGGATTTGGAAAAGCGTGCTATTCAGAGTATAGGTGCTGGATCATTAGCAATCTAA
- a CDS encoding nucleotidyltransferase family protein, protein MSVSLEQELVLELAAFRTPNKERILQLVGQRLDWAEVLGHLVYNRTAGIAYHVLRQISAPFFNREFEFGLYLLHQIQAERTKSHKTSILQLADALREGGIPHAFLKGSILANSIYPIGCRISSDIDILLRAEDLTRCGNILKGLGFIQGFHDENENVVVPATRREILNYRMNYGEVVPYRKVANEPGINLIEVDINFSLDWMAQGTEQAVDQFIENAEDYLFDGVHPVSALPKEYFIAHLCVHLFKEAAVLNWVEWQRDLGFYKFVDIYAFLTDPQLELDFEKLIDIMRTNNIVKECYYSLAHTLTFFPVLRENAGFMSMLAEIMPESTDYLEQVVDPADASVVYEWDKDLLTRFFDMKRFHLLKRIGDQEPVMN, encoded by the coding sequence ATGAGTGTATCACTGGAACAAGAATTGGTATTGGAGCTGGCCGCATTTCGAACGCCGAATAAAGAAAGAATTCTGCAGTTAGTCGGTCAAAGACTGGATTGGGCGGAGGTGCTGGGACACCTCGTATACAACCGCACAGCGGGTATTGCGTATCATGTGCTTCGGCAAATCAGCGCCCCTTTCTTCAACCGTGAGTTTGAGTTCGGCTTATACCTGCTTCATCAGATTCAGGCAGAGCGCACCAAATCCCATAAGACATCGATTCTGCAGCTTGCTGATGCACTTAGAGAAGGCGGGATCCCGCATGCTTTCTTGAAAGGCTCCATCCTGGCCAATTCCATTTATCCGATTGGCTGCAGAATTTCCAGTGATATCGATATTCTTCTCCGTGCGGAGGATCTGACGCGGTGCGGGAATATCTTGAAGGGGCTTGGCTTTATCCAAGGCTTCCATGATGAGAACGAGAATGTGGTCGTACCTGCGACGAGACGTGAAATTCTCAACTATCGGATGAATTACGGGGAAGTAGTTCCCTATCGCAAAGTTGCGAACGAGCCTGGAATCAATTTGATTGAAGTGGACATTAACTTCTCACTTGATTGGATGGCTCAAGGTACCGAACAGGCTGTAGACCAATTCATCGAGAACGCGGAAGACTATCTGTTTGACGGCGTTCATCCCGTCAGCGCGCTGCCGAAGGAATATTTTATCGCTCATCTTTGTGTGCATTTGTTCAAGGAGGCGGCAGTCCTCAACTGGGTCGAATGGCAGCGCGATCTCGGCTTTTATAAATTCGTCGACATTTACGCGTTTCTTACCGATCCGCAGCTGGAGCTCGACTTTGAGAAGCTGATTGACATTATGAGAACCAATAACATTGTCAAAGAGTGCTACTACTCCTTGGCTCATACGCTGACTTTCTTTCCGGTGCTCCGTGAAAATGCGGGCTTCATGAGCATGCTTGCAGAGATTATGCCGGAATCAACCGATTACCTGGAACAAGTCGTGGACCCTGCGGACGCTTCGGTTGTGTATGAATGGGACAAAGATCTCCTGACACGCTTTTTCGATATGAAACGGTTCCATCTTCTCAAAAGAATCGGCGATCAAGAGCCGGTTATGAACTAA
- a CDS encoding dTMP kinase: MDQEAFVVGRKKGLLLVYEGISGSGKSMGIRRLQHYLSTAGLETVTVEWNANPLIRSMVQKLRRYRLLTPWTYSLLQWIGFIIDYWTVISPALRKGRIVIADRYVYTAISRDAANEAGGMLARLLGRWFRQADILLFFDTHPEICLERIVARGKVLFHTNKQLQNQDLAYLQRMRDEYMKLFRMLRRKRRTNIIVVDSRQAPELVHHQIAAYMQEKAGIGRSADERTTSKGTTNKRTSKHENEHEYEYGVSKSTRTGTSTGMNKISKRTNASTSISSGKTMENMREVSAAWEGKDG; encoded by the coding sequence ATGGACCAAGAAGCGTTTGTAGTAGGCCGTAAGAAGGGGCTGCTGCTGGTGTATGAAGGGATCAGCGGGTCAGGAAAGAGCATGGGCATCCGCAGGCTTCAGCATTATTTGTCTACGGCCGGCTTAGAAACGGTTACGGTTGAATGGAACGCCAACCCTCTGATCCGAAGCATGGTTCAAAAGCTGCGGCGCTATCGCCTGCTAACCCCTTGGACCTACAGCTTGCTGCAATGGATAGGCTTCATCATTGATTACTGGACAGTTATCTCTCCTGCCCTTAGGAAAGGCCGCATCGTGATAGCGGACAGATACGTGTACACCGCAATATCCCGCGATGCGGCGAATGAGGCGGGAGGGATGCTGGCTCGCTTGCTCGGAAGATGGTTCAGACAGGCGGACATTCTGCTGTTTTTCGATACCCATCCGGAGATCTGCCTGGAACGGATCGTAGCCAGAGGCAAGGTGCTGTTCCATACGAACAAACAGCTGCAGAATCAAGATTTGGCCTACTTACAGCGGATGAGGGACGAATACATGAAGCTGTTTCGAATGCTGAGAAGGAAGCGGCGAACCAATATTATTGTTGTGGATTCCAGACAAGCGCCCGAGCTGGTTCATCATCAAATTGCAGCGTATATGCAGGAGAAAGCGGGAATAGGCAGGAGTGCGGACGAGAGAACAACGAGTAAGGGAACAACGAATAAGAGAACGAGCAAGCACGAGAACGAGCACGAGTATGAGTACGGCGTGAGTAAGAGCACAAGAACGGGCACAAGTACGGGCATGAACAAGATCAGCAAAAGAACGAACGCGAGCACTAGCATCAGCTCCGGCAAAACTATGGAAAACATGAGGGAAGTTTCAGCTGCATGGGAGGGGAAAGATGGATAA
- a CDS encoding ATP-binding cassette domain-containing protein, with protein sequence MPMIEVVDLVKEYQLNVRKKGLLGSIQSILIPEYQTKRAVDGVSFSIEKGETVGFIGPNGAGKSSTVKMLTGILVPTSGTIKVGGLSPYKDRKKNASRIGVVFGQRTQLWWDLPVADTYDLLKHIYKIPDQVYRSNLQLFSELLGLHEFMKHPVRQLSLGQKMRADIAAALLHDPDIIFFDEPTIGLDVVAKENIREFIRTVNKEKGTTMLFTTHDMVDIEKTCQRMIIIDHGKKIYDGSVAEIKDLYGGSRILAVEFAERYPQVIVPGAELIEEKDNKKWFRFEKNEVQVSQLINQISQRYSILDLTVQEPEIDSVIRDIYQGEFTLIRVYLEFAKKSFQNNLVYRMDYFAGVINALVMIFVNISIWKAIYEEEETLDGVQFKILATYIVLSFLMQVVYMMDEYLIESKVRSGLISSDLLRPISFRMYVLSHSIGTTLFRLIMQLAPALIISIFLFKLLPPFSLAMLLYFILSAILGYLVLYQLNFLVWISSFWFYWTFSLVTIKDAAVMIFSGALIPLWFMPSWLTDFIQLTPFDSMFYTPIRIYLGMIPQEEIIGAMTRQIIWVLILFGLGQLLWKAAAKKLVVQGG encoded by the coding sequence ATGCCGATGATCGAGGTGGTCGATCTGGTCAAAGAATACCAATTAAATGTAAGGAAGAAGGGATTATTAGGCTCAATTCAAAGTATTTTGATTCCGGAATATCAGACCAAGCGAGCTGTTGACGGCGTCTCCTTTTCGATTGAGAAAGGTGAAACTGTCGGATTCATAGGTCCTAACGGAGCTGGTAAATCCTCTACCGTGAAGATGTTGACCGGTATTTTGGTCCCAACTTCCGGAACGATTAAGGTGGGCGGGTTATCCCCATATAAGGACCGCAAGAAGAATGCTTCCCGCATCGGGGTCGTGTTTGGACAGCGAACACAGCTCTGGTGGGACTTGCCTGTGGCGGATACGTATGATTTGCTCAAGCATATTTATAAAATTCCTGATCAGGTCTATCGGAGCAATCTTCAATTGTTCAGCGAGCTTCTCGGCCTGCATGAATTTATGAAGCATCCCGTACGTCAGCTGAGCTTAGGGCAAAAGATGCGTGCCGATATCGCTGCTGCGCTGCTGCATGATCCCGATATTATTTTCTTCGATGAGCCTACGATTGGACTTGACGTCGTCGCTAAGGAGAATATTCGAGAATTCATTCGAACTGTCAATAAGGAAAAAGGCACAACCATGCTGTTTACGACCCACGATATGGTGGATATCGAGAAGACCTGCCAACGCATGATCATTATTGACCATGGCAAGAAGATTTACGACGGAAGCGTGGCGGAAATCAAAGATCTGTACGGCGGCAGCCGCATCTTGGCTGTAGAATTTGCTGAACGTTATCCTCAGGTCATAGTGCCGGGCGCGGAACTGATCGAAGAGAAGGATAACAAGAAATGGTTTCGCTTCGAAAAGAATGAGGTTCAGGTTTCACAGCTTATCAATCAGATTTCCCAAAGATACAGCATTCTCGATCTGACGGTGCAGGAGCCTGAAATCGATAGCGTCATTCGGGATATTTACCAGGGGGAATTCACCTTGATAAGAGTTTATCTGGAGTTTGCTAAGAAATCCTTTCAGAACAACCTGGTCTACCGGATGGATTATTTCGCCGGGGTCATCAACGCGCTCGTCATGATATTCGTCAACATTTCCATCTGGAAGGCGATTTATGAGGAAGAGGAGACGCTGGATGGAGTTCAATTCAAAATTCTGGCGACGTACATCGTGCTCTCCTTTCTCATGCAAGTGGTGTACATGATGGATGAATATCTGATTGAATCCAAGGTTAGGAGCGGTCTTATTTCCTCGGATTTACTAAGGCCGATCAGTTTCAGAATGTACGTTCTCTCTCATAGCATCGGAACAACTCTGTTCCGTCTCATTATGCAGCTTGCACCCGCACTGATTATCTCCATTTTTCTATTCAAACTGCTGCCTCCTTTCTCTCTCGCCATGTTGCTCTACTTCATACTCAGCGCCATTCTAGGTTATTTGGTCCTGTATCAGCTGAACTTTCTGGTCTGGATTAGCTCCTTCTGGTTTTACTGGACCTTCAGTCTCGTTACGATCAAGGATGCTGCGGTGATGATCTTCTCAGGCGCATTAATCCCACTGTGGTTTATGCCCTCTTGGCTCACTGATTTTATTCAGCTCACTCCCTTCGATTCCATGTTCTATACACCGATCCGTATCTACTTGGGCATGATTCCCCAGGAAGAAATCATAGGGGCCATGACAAGGCAAATCATTTGGGTGTTGATTCTTTTTGGACTGGGGCAGCTACTGTGGAAAGCGGCTGCTAAAAAATTAGTCGTACAAGGGGGGTGA
- a CDS encoding acyl carrier protein, producing MTETEAIKGIITSVLKLEAQEVSSMGPDEPLNTVGMDSINCMDIVIQIEEHFGVVFHDDELLLDQLNTISKLSEIVMRKLDKPSAGIKEEEACR from the coding sequence ATGACAGAAACGGAAGCTATAAAGGGCATCATTACATCCGTATTAAAATTGGAGGCTCAAGAGGTCTCAAGTATGGGTCCAGATGAACCTTTAAACACCGTAGGGATGGATTCGATCAATTGCATGGACATTGTCATTCAGATCGAGGAGCATTTTGGCGTCGTGTTTCATGATGACGAGCTTCTGCTGGACCAGTTGAACACCATTTCTAAATTGAGTGAGATTGTGATGCGAAAGCTGGACAAGCCATCTGCGGGGATCAAGGAGGAAGAAGCATGCCGATGA
- a CDS encoding class I adenylate-forming enzyme family protein: MSHRLSLWGLMEAAFHKHAARPALSYSDGTTLRYGEMGAYVRSLADQLREQLPFGARVAILENRPVDEACLVLACLSLNMVIVPLAAKYGEARCVQIIQQTRPHVLVTLSEHGLGAGLQAACAEAGTKVVVPALARQEEYDANRAEVSMHRESLSSGETLSRTTPAEAHTEDAEAQLSDMPQVPPSFIMYTSGSTGQPKGAVLTYDNIQSNMEDIQQYFELNADDHILINRSLSHASVLTGEFLLGCACGAQMTFYDEPFVPRRLASFMEQRHITVFCSTPTIFYQMAMDKVERRLPELRKVALMGEYLHKQVALTISEKYRHVQFYMLYGQTEASPRVTYLPPEHFGWKESCIGSPMVSMQADVVDDLGRSCRTGEDGELILKGPNIFWGYWNNPELTERKLRDGWLYTGDMVRRGEDGYLYIIGRKDDMIIRAGMNIYPKEIEDVLLEDRRIKQAVAYGVPDPRYGQKIHISVVSHSELEEPLSVMEIMEICKGRLASYQLPDIIRIVDEIPRNAAGKIVRRQIIEDRTTNLNLKECY, translated from the coding sequence ATGAGCCATCGGCTGAGTCTCTGGGGGCTGATGGAAGCAGCATTTCATAAGCATGCGGCACGTCCTGCATTGTCTTACTCTGACGGAACGACGCTTCGTTATGGGGAGATGGGCGCCTATGTGCGGAGCTTGGCCGATCAATTGAGGGAGCAGCTTCCCTTCGGCGCCAGGGTGGCGATTCTTGAGAATCGGCCTGTGGATGAAGCCTGTTTGGTGCTGGCCTGCTTGTCATTGAACATGGTCATCGTGCCGCTCGCCGCCAAGTATGGCGAAGCAAGGTGCGTCCAGATCATACAGCAGACGAGACCGCATGTGCTTGTGACATTGTCGGAACACGGTCTCGGAGCGGGACTCCAAGCCGCTTGTGCTGAAGCTGGAACGAAAGTGGTGGTACCGGCACTGGCAAGACAAGAGGAGTATGACGCGAACCGTGCGGAAGTCTCGATGCACAGAGAGTCATTGAGTTCTGGGGAGACCTTGAGTCGCACGACCCCGGCGGAAGCCCATACCGAGGATGCTGAAGCTCAACTTAGCGATATGCCGCAAGTACCGCCTTCTTTCATCATGTACACGTCAGGAAGCACGGGACAGCCAAAGGGAGCCGTACTGACCTATGACAACATCCAATCCAACATGGAGGATATTCAGCAGTACTTCGAGCTGAACGCGGACGATCACATCCTGATTAACCGCTCACTCAGCCATGCTTCTGTCTTAACGGGAGAGTTCTTGCTGGGTTGTGCTTGCGGCGCGCAAATGACTTTCTATGATGAACCGTTTGTTCCTAGGCGGCTTGCCAGTTTTATGGAGCAGCGGCATATTACCGTGTTCTGCTCAACCCCGACTATTTTTTATCAAATGGCCATGGATAAGGTTGAACGCAGGCTGCCTGAGCTTCGTAAAGTGGCCCTCATGGGGGAATATTTGCATAAACAGGTTGCTTTAACCATTAGTGAAAAGTATCGGCATGTTCAGTTCTATATGCTGTACGGCCAAACGGAGGCGTCACCGAGGGTGACCTACCTCCCGCCGGAGCATTTCGGTTGGAAGGAAAGCTGTATCGGCTCACCTATGGTGAGTATGCAGGCCGATGTTGTGGATGATCTAGGACGCAGCTGCCGAACCGGTGAGGATGGGGAGCTGATTTTGAAAGGACCCAATATATTCTGGGGCTATTGGAACAATCCGGAGCTGACTGAAAGGAAGCTGCGAGACGGATGGCTCTATACCGGTGATATGGTGAGGCGTGGCGAAGACGGTTATTTGTATATCATTGGCCGAAAAGACGACATGATCATTCGGGCCGGAATGAACATCTACCCGAAGGAAATCGAAGATGTGCTGCTCGAGGACCGGAGAATCAAACAGGCTGTCGCTTATGGCGTCCCAGATCCTCGATACGGACAAAAGATTCATATATCGGTTGTCAGTCATTCGGAGCTGGAAGAACCCCTCTCGGTTATGGAGATTATGGAGATTTGCAAGGGGCGTTTGGCCTCTTATCAATTACCGGACATCATCCGAATTGTAGATGAAATCCCACGTAATGCCGCTGGAAAGATTGTCCGCAGACAGATCATAGAAGACAGAACCACTAACCTAAATTTAAAGGAGTGTTATTGA